Below is a window of Oscillatoria salina IIICB1 DNA.
AAGTTTCAGTAAAGCGCGATCGATAGTTTGCAATCGTTCAGTTAAACCCTCTCGATTAGCAATTTGAATAGAAAGTCCGGGACGAGCATTTATTTCTAATAAAAGTGGTCCTTTGTCGCGATCCAAAACAATATCCACACCAAGGTAGCCAAACTCAGTGCGATCGCCTAATTTAGCAGCCATCTCTAAAATAGTTTCCCAATGGGGTATTTGATGACCTCGCAACGGATATCCAGTTTCTGGATGCTTGTCAAGATAGCGATTATTTTGAATCCCAGCTAAAGTTTTCCCCGTCGCTAAATCAATTCCCACACCCACACCACCTCGGTGCAAATTTGCCTTTCCGTCAGAAACTTTTGTCGGTAAACGCAACATTGCCATTGTAGGAACACCATGATAAACGATTACTCGAACATCGGGAACGCCTTGATAAGCTATTTTTTCAAATACGCGATCGAACTGTACCATAGCTTCAATAATTATCAGATCGCTTTGACCTGCAATCGAAAACATTCCGCCAAGAATATTATACAAATGATAATGCAAATCATCTGATTTCATAACAGAACCATTTGCTTGACGGTAGCCTGATTCGGTCACTTCTTTAACGACCATAATCCCATCTCCGCCACTTCCTTTTCCTGGTTTTACCACAAAAGATGAGCAATTTTTGACTAACTTTGGTAACGTCTTAACCTCATTTTGAAAAGTAATTATTCCGTAAGTTTCGGGAACAGGTATACCAATACTTTCAGCAATCTTTTTCGTTTCAAGTTTCGAGTCAGCAAGTCGATAAAGCTGACGTGGATTATTAGGAAACAAATAATCTAAATTCCGAGCATTAATTCCCAGAATTCCGTGGCGTTGAAGTGAAAATGGCAACATAAAAGCTTATCTTTCTGCTTGATTCAACTGCTTTTGGAGAGACATAAAACGGAAATACTCGATTAATTTATAACCGTTGTAGCGTCCCACCATAATATTAATCCCCAGGACTAAAAGCAATAATTCCGGAAAGACAAATGCCCAATGTTGTACATAATCATTAACCATACAAAAATAACCAACAACTGCCGCTAAAACTGTTCCCAGTCCGGCAATTACCGTATCTTTAGCACCATCTTCTTCCCACATTAAAGATGCTCGTTCGATTGTCATCGCGAGGATCACAATCGGAAACAGAGAAACTGATAAACCTAACTGAATACCGAGACTTTCCATGACAACTGCTAGCAAACCGACTAACAAAACAGTAGCGGTTAAAATGGCGGCGAGTCTAGGAACAATTAAAAGCTGTAATTTATTAAGGTAGCCACGGAATAAAAGCCCAATAATTACTACTAAAATAAATAGAGGTATCCCGACAATAATTCCGGTTTGACGAAAGGCAAGCGAGATTAAAATGGGTGTAAATGTGCCAAAGGTTTTTAAGCCGACCATTTGGTGTAAAATGGAGATAATTAAAGCACCAATTGGGACGAGAACGAGGATTTGTAAGACTCTTTGAGTTGCTAGTGGTAGCCGGAGAAAAGAGTATTCTAAAAAAGGACTTATCGCAGTTTCGTTCTCTAAAACTGTGCGGGTAAATCCGTCATTGGTATTTGGTTGAACAACGATCGCTAAATCGACATTGTTTGCACCTGTTGCGGTTAAGACTCGATCTGTACCGTACCACCAAGTTAGATAGCGATTTTGTTCTTTAAAAGTTTGGTCAACTGGATCTAAAGCTAACCAGCGAGATCCGTCTTTAACTTCCAGCCATTCAACAAAATCAGTCGAATAAACTTCTTCACCTCTCAAAAAGATTCCGTTACCAACTCTTACTGGAACTTCGGCTCTTTCTAACAAAAATGCGGCTATTTGAACGGTGGAATCTGGCTTTCTGACATTTCGACTGACAGCTTGAATGCGAATGTCATCTGTCTGAAGAGCTAGTTGATAAATTTGTTGAGCAAAAGAAAAGCGATCGCTGGATTTTTCTTTCGCTTCTTTAATCAAACCGACGATCTCGGTAACGGGCAAATTTTCCGCTAAATTTTCTTTCACTCTTTCAGTATTCGTCCCAAAGCGAACCATTTGCTTATCTACTAGCCGCCGTCCCGAAATTGGCACTTCTTCTTCAATTGGAGTAAAGCCAGTGTTTCTTTCAATATTAGCTCGATAAAAGATGAATTCACTGGCATTTTCCGCATTTTGTTTCGTAAAAGTTGCTACTCTGTTAGTCGAATTTTCTTCTGTTTCAATTTGGCGATCGAATCCTTGATTAACGAAGTTTTCTGCTACAATTTGATAACGGGGAGAATCTTGGGGAAGATGAAAGCGAATGCTACTAGGCAAATCCGTATCTACCGAAAGTGGTGATGGTTGCGAAGAGAAAGAAATTTTCGCTTCCACATACCAACTATTAAAAGCTTGATTAGGAAAGAAAGGAACCTCAGAAGCAGTTAACTTATGAATAAAAATGCCTAGTCCCACTGCTCCTAAAAATAAGGCTAAAAGTAAAGCATGAAGAGTGCGCTTCACTGTTGTTCCTCCTCTTTTAGACAAGAAGGATCTTGGGTAAATGTCTGAGAGGAATCAACCGCCAATTTGCCTTTTTTAAGCATATTACGTCCGACTAAAACAGAATAGTTAAAGTCATCTCGATCTGCTAAGTTTACTTCTTCTTCAATCCAGCTACCTCCAACACACATTTTCATGCGTACCACGGGACGACGAATGTAATCTTGGGTGCGACTTTCGATTTTAACCCAACGAGCAACAGGAAGCTCATAAACTTGGCTGACTTCTTCTCCATCGCGGAAACGAAATTTAATCATTCCGCCAGATTCGGTTTCTTCATCGGGTTGTTCGATAATTTCGGCATTAATTGAGGAGGTAGTTGCACCTGTATCTAACTTAAATTTAATCTCTTGGTCTAAGCCGGAAATTTTGCCTTTTTCTACCCAACCGACAATCTCAACTGATTGTGTAATTGAACTATCAGCTTGAGTAGGTTGACCTGTGCATCCTGCCCCTAATAATAAGCCTAGAGAGCAGAATACGAGGGAAATTTTTTTTACTTTAGGTGGTGATAACAAAATGGATTTATGGATTTAGGGAGTAACGTCAACGAATCTTAACAATTCTTTCACAAGTGTAGCAAGATTTTCGGGTCGGGGACGCGATCGGGAACATTATCCTCATATAGTATTAAATGTTTTAATCCCTAAGAGGGATTTTAGCTGATTTAAACGAAACAATAGCCACTGCCTGTTATTAAGAAGCGATGTTTCAATCCCTAAGAGGGATTTTAGCTGATTTAAACTATTGCTCATCACTTCCTAGCTGAGTTTATGGCTGTTTCAATCCCTAAGAGGGATTTTAGCTGATTTAAACGGAAACCACGGTTGCCTTATGGAATCGTAGTCAAGTTTCAATCCCTAAGAGGGATTTTAGCTGATTTAAACTTGAGTATGTTTGTTTAGTTGTAACCATTTTTCAGTTTCAATCCCTAAGAGGGATTTTAGCTGATTTAAACGCCAATGCCCGACTGGAATAAGATTACTTTTGGGTTTCAATCCCTAAGAGGGATTTTAGCTGATTTAAACCGTAGACAAACAATTAACAACCGTGGAAGGTGACGCTGGTAACGTAGAATTTGTTTCAATCCCTAAGAGGGATTTTAGCTGATTTAAACAGGCAGAATTGTCGATTTTGAAGATAAGCAAGTCTTTTGGATTGTTTCAATCCCTAAGAGGGATTTTAGCTGATTTAAACTATTTAGTTATCTTTAACCAAGGGTTGGGTTTACGCCCGTTTCAATCCCTAAGAGGGATTTTAGCTGATTTAAACCAAAGAAAATGGTGAGTTACATAGAAGCGGCTACGGTTTACGCCCGTTTCAATCCCTAAGAGGGATTTTAGCTGATTTAAACTTGAGTCGCCGCAGGAAATAGGCGATCGCCTAGATTGGCTTAAGGCTGAAGTTTCAATCCCTAAGAGGGATTTTAGCTGATTTAAACGTTAGAATTCATTGTAAAGAAATCTATTTAGCCTGTGTTTCAATCCCTAAGAGGGATTTTAGCTGATTTAAACCTCAAAGAGTACATTATGGCAAACATGGCTACATTAAGTGGTTTCAATCCCTAAGAGGGATTTTAGCTGATTTAAACTGCGGTAGCCAGAAACCGTTGTGATATGTAGTTTTCGAGGTTCATTTCTGCGAATCTCCTCTAAATATATCATCAGGGTGAGGAAATAGCAAGCCAAAATAGCTGAAACCCTTACCAGATAAAGGCTGCGGATCGTTTTTGAGAAGAAAATACTTGTAAGCATTGAGCCACATAGGTTGTAGAGATTTTTTTCGAGAGGCAATTTTGTACACCTACCCATCCGCAAACTAAAGCGCGATCGCCTTCCTCAGAAAATGTTCGCTTGGGGAAATTATAGTCTGGGTGAGGCGCGATCGCGTCCCGAAAACTACCACCTCACCTCGTGGTAGAGTTACCCGCAACAGCGCGATCGGACTGATAAGCTAAAATCAAGTCAGAACCGCATTTTCCGCAGAAATTAAAGCTGAGAAACGAGCGAGAACCCATGATCGATGACAACCTGAAATCATCACCAATACAGGCGGTGCAAGCCCCTTATCGAGGCGGATCTACCTACCGCACTCCACCCCCAGATTTACCCTCTTTACTTTTAAAAGAGCGAATTATCTATCTGGGACTACCTTTAGTGTCACCTGATGAATACAAACAACAACTTGGTATTGATGTTACTGAGCTAATTATCGCTCAATTGCTTTTCCTCCAGTTCGATGACCCAGAAAAACCGATTTTTATGTACATCAACTCTACTGGTACATCTTGGTACGGTGGAGAAGCGATCGGCTTTGAAACTGAGGCGTTTGCGATTTGCGATACTATTGATTACATCAAGCCTCCTGTACATACGATTTGTCTGGGTCAGGCAATGGGAACAGCAGCTATGATTCTTGCCGCAGGTGCAAAAGGTAATCGTGCTAGTCTACCCAACGCGACGATCGTACTCAATCAACCTCGTCAAGGGGCGCAAGGTCAAGCAACAGACATTCAAATCCGCGCGAAAGAAGTTTTGGCAAATAAGCGCGTGACTTTAGAGTTACTTTCTAAATATACAGGTCAGCCAGTCGAAAAATTAGATAAAGATACCGACCGAATGTTCTATCTGAGTCCGCAAGAAGCTCAAGAATACGGTATCATCGACCGCGTTTTGTCAAGTACCAAAGATTTGCCCACACCCCCTCCGGCGGGAATTTAATTTAAGTCCATCTTTACGAGGATCGAGTTTTATGCCTATTGGTGTTCCCAAAGTACCTTATCAACTTCCCGGTCAACCTTATAGTGACTGGATTAATATCTACGATCGCCTTTATCGCGAACGGATTATTTTTCTCGGTCGCGGGATTAATGATGGTTTGGCTAATCAAATTATTGCCGTGATGCTTTACCTTGACTCGGAAGACTCCAGCAAACCGATTTATCTTTATATCAACTCTCCTGGAGGTTCCGTTACGGCGGGGATGGCGATTTTCGATACCATGCAGCATATCAAATCGGATGTAATTACGATTTGTGTCGGTTTAGCTGCTTCGATGGGTTCTTTCCTCCTGGCTGCGGGAACGAAAGGAAAACGCCTTGCTTTACCTCACTCTCGGATTATGATCCACCAACCTTTGGGTGGTGTGCAAGGTCGCCGACAAGCTACTGATATCGAAATTGAGGCAAGAGAAATTCTCCGGATTAAACGCCAACTCAATCAAATGTTAGCAGAACGCACTGGTCAAACAATCGAAAAGATTGAGAAAGATACCGATCGCGATTATTTCATGTCGGCTCAAGAAGCAAAAGAGTACGGACTCATTGACAAAGTGATCGAAGAAGGCGCACCCTAGTACAGTGAACAGCGAACAGTTACCAGTTACCAACGAGCAGTGAACAGTGACAAACGATCGCTTCTGAGTTTACCAGTTGGCGATCGCCTATTTCTCACCACTGGTAACCGCTCGCTGTTAACTGATAACTGTCAACTGATAACTGATAAGGTGGTAATGAAACTGGCGGACTGCTATCGTTTGTTGGGTTTGAATTATGGAGCCGATTTAGAGCAAATTAAGGCATCTTATCGGCGTTTGGCGCGAATGTATCATCCTGATGTTAATCCAGGCGTGCTGGATGCGGAAGCGAAGTTTGTTCGGTTGACAGAAGCTTATAAGTTGCTTGTCAGCATTGCAAGTCGCACACCCTCAACTATCAAAACTCCGTTGGTAAAGCCGCCGAGAAGCACTCAAACTACTCCTAAAGTTGAAGTAAAGCCGCAGGGAAAACCTTCTCCACAACCCCCTCCACCATCTCCACCACTGCCAAAAGTTCCTTCTCTGTCGAAA
It encodes the following:
- a CDS encoding alpha-L-glutamate ligase-like protein, giving the protein MLPFSLQRHGILGINARNLDYLFPNNPRQLYRLADSKLETKKIAESIGIPVPETYGIITFQNEVKTLPKLVKNCSSFVVKPGKGSGGDGIMVVKEVTESGYRQANGSVMKSDDLHYHLYNILGGMFSIAGQSDLIIIEAMVQFDRVFEKIAYQGVPDVRVIVYHGVPTMAMLRLPTKVSDGKANLHRGGVGVGIDLATGKTLAGIQNNRYLDKHPETGYPLRGHQIPHWETILEMAAKLGDRTEFGYLGVDIVLDRDKGPLLLEINARPGLSIQIANREGLTERLQTIDRALLKLSDIEEKIAFAQENFARD
- a CDS encoding UUP1 family membrane protein, encoding MKRTLHALLLALFLGAVGLGIFIHKLTASEVPFFPNQAFNSWYVEAKISFSSQPSPLSVDTDLPSSIRFHLPQDSPRYQIVAENFVNQGFDRQIETEENSTNRVATFTKQNAENASEFIFYRANIERNTGFTPIEEEVPISGRRLVDKQMVRFGTNTERVKENLAENLPVTEIVGLIKEAKEKSSDRFSFAQQIYQLALQTDDIRIQAVSRNVRKPDSTVQIAAFLLERAEVPVRVGNGIFLRGEEVYSTDFVEWLEVKDGSRWLALDPVDQTFKEQNRYLTWWYGTDRVLTATGANNVDLAIVVQPNTNDGFTRTVLENETAISPFLEYSFLRLPLATQRVLQILVLVPIGALIISILHQMVGLKTFGTFTPILISLAFRQTGIIVGIPLFILVVIIGLLFRGYLNKLQLLIVPRLAAILTATVLLVGLLAVVMESLGIQLGLSVSLFPIVILAMTIERASLMWEEDGAKDTVIAGLGTVLAAVVGYFCMVNDYVQHWAFVFPELLLLVLGINIMVGRYNGYKLIEYFRFMSLQKQLNQAER
- a CDS encoding ATP-dependent zinc protease family protein: MLSPPKVKKISLVFCSLGLLLGAGCTGQPTQADSSITQSVEIVGWVEKGKISGLDQEIKFKLDTGATTSSINAEIIEQPDEETESGGMIKFRFRDGEEVSQVYELPVARWVKIESRTQDYIRRPVVRMKMCVGGSWIEEEVNLADRDDFNYSVLVGRNMLKKGKLAVDSSQTFTQDPSCLKEEEQQ
- a CDS encoding ATP-dependent Clp protease proteolytic subunit, which codes for MIDDNLKSSPIQAVQAPYRGGSTYRTPPPDLPSLLLKERIIYLGLPLVSPDEYKQQLGIDVTELIIAQLLFLQFDDPEKPIFMYINSTGTSWYGGEAIGFETEAFAICDTIDYIKPPVHTICLGQAMGTAAMILAAGAKGNRASLPNATIVLNQPRQGAQGQATDIQIRAKEVLANKRVTLELLSKYTGQPVEKLDKDTDRMFYLSPQEAQEYGIIDRVLSSTKDLPTPPPAGI
- a CDS encoding ATP-dependent Clp protease proteolytic subunit, coding for MPIGVPKVPYQLPGQPYSDWINIYDRLYRERIIFLGRGINDGLANQIIAVMLYLDSEDSSKPIYLYINSPGGSVTAGMAIFDTMQHIKSDVITICVGLAASMGSFLLAAGTKGKRLALPHSRIMIHQPLGGVQGRRQATDIEIEAREILRIKRQLNQMLAERTGQTIEKIEKDTDRDYFMSAQEAKEYGLIDKVIEEGAP
- a CDS encoding J domain-containing protein, encoding MNSDKRSLLSLPVGDRLFLTTGNRSLLTDNCQLITDKVVMKLADCYRLLGLNYGADLEQIKASYRRLARMYHPDVNPGVLDAEAKFVRLTEAYKLLVSIASRTPSTIKTPLVKPPRSTQTTPKVEVKPQGKPSPQPPPPSPPLPKVPSLSKAELELKWNSYQLLQVLLKNKRFARAIALVDGLGQRLCKDPEVRQWQAITYQQWGRQLLKEGELQKARIYFKKALRTDPHNRSLWAEIERDFRKMEELF